From the genome of Rhodopirellula bahusiensis:
GCACGACGGCCTTTGATTAGCGAAACCATCAGGACGACGAACGCATACAGCAAACCAATTCCGAGCAACAAAGCACCAAACGTGCTGAGTTGGTGAAGAGTCGCGAATTCGGGATCGTAGGTCGCGTAACGGCGAGGCATCCCGCGGCTACCCAAAACAAACTGTGGCAAGAACGTGCCATTGAATCCGAGGAAAACCAACAGAGCGGCGATTCGCCCGTGTGTCTCGTTGTAAAGCTTCCCGACCATCTTCGGCCACCAGTGGAACACACCACCGAGGAACGCGATCAACGTTCCACCGACCATCACATAGTGGAAGTGAGCCACCACGAAGTAGGTGTCGTGAAGGTGCAAGTCTGTCGCGAGCGTTCCGAGGAACAACCCGGTCAAACCACCAATCGTGAACAAGAAGATGAACGAAATCGCATAACACATCGGCGTCGTCAGGCTGATCGAGCCCTTGTACATCGTCGCCAGCCAGTTGAACACCTTGATCGCCGACGGCACTGAAACCGTGAACGTGAGTGCCGAGAAAACGATCGTGGTCAACGAGCTCATTCCCGCGGTGAACATGTGGTGTCCCCAGACCAAAAAGCCCAACAGAGCAATCGCGATCGAGGAGTAGGCGATGAAGCGATAGCCAAAGATGTGCTTGTGACTGTGGACGCTTATCAGTTCACTGATGATGCCGAAGGCCGGCAAAATCATGATGTAAACAGCGGGGTGGCTGTAGAACCAGAAGAAGTGCTGGTAGGTCACCGGGTCACCGTTGAACTCAGGATCAAAAATCCCGATGTGCATCGTGCGTTCGGCGATCAACAACAGCAACGTGATACCGAGCACTGGCGTTGCCAACACTTGGATAATGCTGGTCGCGTAGGTTGCCCACAGGAACAAAGGCATCTTGAACCATGTCATCCCTGGGGGACGCATCGTGTTGATCGTCACGATGAAGTTCAGCCCGGTGAAGATCGAACTGAAACCCAAGATGAAAGCACCGAGCGTCGCCAAAATCACCGACGTGTCAGTCGTCGTACTGTAAGGCGTGTAGAACGTCCAACCGGTATCCAGACCGCTGCTGAAAAGCGCGGTCACGAAGAACAACGCACCAAACACCCACAGATAGAAACTGCTGAGGTTCAGCCGCGGGAATCCCACGTCCTTCGCACCCAGCATCACCGGCACAAGGAAGTTCCCCAGTGCCGCCGGGATACTCGGGATGATGAATAGGAAAACCATGATCGCCCCGTGAAGGGTGAACACTTGGTTGTAGATATTGTTTGCCTCAGCGCCCGAGAACATCCATCCGTTGGGATCGAGCAAGTGCAAACGAATGGCGAGAGCCAACAAACCGCCGACCGCGAATGCACTCATCACGCCGATCAAATACATCAACCCGATGCGTTTGTGATCCAGCGTGAACATCCAGCTGAGGATGCCCGAGGAGTTGGTCAGGTAGTTCTCGCGTTCGGTTGGATAACCGGGGTCGCGAGCGCCCGCTGGGAGTGTTGCGTTGGACATATTGGCGTCCCTTCTGGAGACCGTAAAACGTGTCGGTGATGGGTGTGCTTTGAAAAGGCTTCAGTCAGTTTACCGAATCAGCCTGAATCTCTAAACGAATTATTCGGCGGATTCTTCGTCCGATTCAGCCTCGGCACCAGCCGGCTGCGTGGGTGCGTTTGCACTGATGGACTTCAAGTAGGCGATGATCGAGGCGATGTCATCGTCGCTGAGCTGCCCCTTGTAGCTCGGCATGACGGGCTGGTATCCGGCGACAACTTTCGCCTTGGGAGCAAGAATCGATTCGCGAATGTAGTTTTCATCGACGAGTTGATTTTCGCCGGTCGTCAGAGCGTGCTGGCTGCCGTACACGTCCAAGAACGAGGGCCCAACCAGTTTGGATCCGTCCACTGAGTGGCAACCGGAACAACCACGCCGGGCGTAGAGCAATTCGCCCCACTCTTCCATGGAAACATCGCCGCGACTGCTGTTCGCTTTGATCCACGCTTCTAGTTCGGCTTGCGTTTCGTGAACCACGACCACTGTTTGCATTTCCGAGTGGTTCTTGCCGCAATACTCGGTGCAGTACAGGTCGAAGAAGGTGTAGCCCTCGGGGGTGACTTGCAACTCTCTCTCGCCATCTTCCGTTTCGATGGTGTGGACCTTGTCGTAGTCCCAAGTTGCTCCTTCGCTCTGCTTCTTCAGCTTGGCGAGTGCCTCATCGCTGATTTGCTCACTGGCAACCGTGGGTTTGAACCACATGTAGTTGTAGCGGCCCGGCACGATGTCTTTCTTCGCACGGAACGCCGGAACAAACAGACTGTGAATCACGTCGGTGCTTCGCATCGAGAGTTTGGTGGGCTCATCCTTGACGATGTGCAACTCGGGGTGGAA
Proteins encoded in this window:
- a CDS encoding cytochrome c oxidase subunit I translates to MSNATLPAGARDPGYPTERENYLTNSSGILSWMFTLDHKRIGLMYLIGVMSAFAVGGLLALAIRLHLLDPNGWMFSGAEANNIYNQVFTLHGAIMVFLFIIPSIPAALGNFLVPVMLGAKDVGFPRLNLSSFYLWVFGALFFVTALFSSGLDTGWTFYTPYSTTTDTSVILATLGAFILGFSSIFTGLNFIVTINTMRPPGMTWFKMPLFLWATYATSIIQVLATPVLGITLLLLIAERTMHIGIFDPEFNGDPVTYQHFFWFYSHPAVYIMILPAFGIISELISVHSHKHIFGYRFIAYSSIAIALLGFLVWGHHMFTAGMSSLTTIVFSALTFTVSVPSAIKVFNWLATMYKGSISLTTPMCYAISFIFLFTIGGLTGLFLGTLATDLHLHDTYFVVAHFHYVMVGGTLIAFLGGVFHWWPKMVGKLYNETHGRIAALLVFLGFNGTFLPQFVLGSRGMPRRYATYDPEFATLHQLSTFGALLLGIGLLYAFVVLMVSLIKGRRAPANPWGGVTLEWQCTSPPPYYNFERPPVVGDPYDFHNLEWDAENERYIMTEPERKLVPESTPEEVPAHAGGQK
- a CDS encoding cytochrome c oxidase subunit II translates to MFPAIESLAMTFPTLLADKNADFWFPIQGSSFAEEVDWVYDLILYISLAFFVPMMAFMVWCLFKYIKARGTKAESQISHHTTLELTWSIGPSVLLVWMFVQGSISFLDMRTPPEGSYDVGVQAFKWGWTMDYGNGTFHPELHIVKDEPTKLSMRSTDVIHSLFVPAFRAKKDIVPGRYNYMWFKPTVASEQISDEALAKLKKQSEGATWDYDKVHTIETEDGERELQVTPEGYTFFDLYCTEYCGKNHSEMQTVVVVHETQAELEAWIKANSSRGDVSMEEWGELLYARRGCSGCHSVDGSKLVGPSFLDVYGSQHALTTGENQLVDENYIRESILAPKAKVVAGYQPVMPSYKGQLSDDDIASIIAYLKSISANAPTQPAGAEAESDEESAE